Proteins encoded within one genomic window of Prosthecochloris marina:
- the trxA gene encoding thioredoxin, whose amino-acid sequence MAKKSFDQLIQESKKPVFVDFWAAWCGPCTTVSPMIKRLAEEFHETLTVVKINVDEQPEVAAKYQVQGIPALMLFDKGMIKWRATGALPYEHIRAEVIKSLGE is encoded by the coding sequence ATGGCAAAAAAATCATTTGATCAGCTTATACAGGAAAGCAAAAAACCGGTTTTTGTAGATTTCTGGGCAGCATGGTGCGGGCCGTGTACTACCGTTTCACCCATGATCAAAAGGCTTGCCGAAGAGTTTCATGAAACATTGACTGTTGTAAAAATCAACGTTGATGAGCAACCGGAAGTAGCTGCAAAATATCAGGTACAAGGTATTCCTGCCTTAATGCTCTTTGACAAAGGTATGATCAAATGGAGAGCGACAGGTGCGTTGCCCTATGAACATATTCGAGCAGAGGTGATCAAGTCTCTGGGAGAGTAG
- a CDS encoding cbb3-type cytochrome c oxidase subunit 3 — MNFAVLAYILFTISLVVVLVFIIIYYYNPRRKKEVEAPKHRMLDDDEGR, encoded by the coding sequence GTGAATTTTGCGGTATTGGCATACATTCTCTTCACGATTTCACTGGTTGTTGTCTTGGTATTTATCATAATCTATTACTATAACCCACGGCGTAAAAAAGAGGTTGAGGCTCCGAAACACAGAATGCTGGATGATGATGAGGGCCGCTAA
- a CDS encoding SRPBCC family protein, producing the protein MPFRVTINICRTFDTTASSETVFNLLSDVAKSGSFFPKVEKLADLGDNIWQWEMERIGIGEHTLQQSIYACKYKAYQERKTVTWTPVKEIGNAIVSGKWEIIPIQQGSKATLQSLGTITVNMPGFLELFLSPLIRLEFESLVDQYITNLAKEFEQPGNPSPPSTLPET; encoded by the coding sequence ATGCCTTTTAGAGTGACAATCAACATTTGCAGGACCTTCGACACTACAGCTTCTTCCGAAACGGTTTTCAATCTTCTTTCCGACGTTGCAAAATCAGGTTCTTTTTTCCCAAAAGTCGAGAAACTGGCTGACCTTGGCGACAATATCTGGCAGTGGGAAATGGAACGTATCGGCATTGGAGAACATACGCTACAACAATCCATCTATGCCTGCAAATACAAAGCTTATCAAGAACGAAAAACAGTCACCTGGACACCTGTCAAAGAAATCGGCAACGCTATTGTCAGCGGAAAATGGGAAATCATCCCAATACAACAAGGAAGCAAAGCAACATTGCAATCTCTCGGCACTATTACCGTTAACATGCCCGGTTTCCTGGAATTGTTTCTTTCCCCGTTGATAAGGTTAGAGTTTGAAAGCCTTGTCGATCAGTACATAACGAACCTTGCAAAGGAATTTGAACAACCTGGAAACCCCAGCCCTCCTTCTACTCTCCCAGAGACTTGA
- a CDS encoding c-type cytochrome gives MNDHDNPTESNNKVPRGMTAFFVFCIVFVVVYVVLYTPGISGWSYYKIFEKRVSEAQALLTDVQREAKASYRGDEVAITEGGEIYASSCAVCHNADGTGGIGSNLTGDLKFGTSEKDLYESIAEGREGGMPPFKQQLNDTKIRKLIAFLETLRK, from the coding sequence ATGAACGATCATGACAATCCGACGGAAAGCAATAATAAGGTGCCAAGGGGTATGACCGCTTTTTTTGTTTTTTGCATTGTTTTTGTTGTTGTGTACGTCGTTCTGTATACGCCTGGCATTTCCGGGTGGTCGTATTATAAAATTTTTGAAAAAAGGGTATCGGAAGCTCAAGCTTTGTTAACCGATGTGCAACGTGAAGCAAAAGCATCTTACCGCGGAGATGAAGTTGCTATTACAGAGGGGGGGGAAATCTATGCTTCGAGCTGTGCAGTTTGTCACAATGCTGATGGAACAGGTGGAATCGGTAGCAATCTCACCGGTGATCTCAAATTCGGCACCTCAGAAAAAGATCTGTATGAATCGATCGCGGAAGGACGAGAAGGCGGAATGCCTCCTTTCAAGCAGCAGCTCAACGATACCAAAATACGTAAACTGATAGCCTTTCTTGAAACCCTCAGGAAGTAA
- a CDS encoding methyltransferase family protein has protein sequence MVAGFNFGILVISSLLFLSFYVKSVSPASLEKRIGPSAYQRCANYRVISSFFMMIVAVNYMLYYWFPLQLPLPRTFSWSWRVSAIIALFIAIPSLYLMIRGAKDAGEETMTPKREHTMYGGIYTRIRHPQAVGEFPLWWVLAFLAHSPFLVLFSFVYVPVWYYMCVAEEQDLLIRYGEAYEEYRQKTGFWFPKIGS, from the coding sequence ATGGTTGCCGGGTTTAATTTTGGCATTCTTGTCATTTCATCTTTGTTGTTTCTTAGCTTTTACGTGAAGAGCGTCAGTCCGGCATCTTTGGAGAAACGAATCGGGCCTTCGGCATATCAAAGGTGTGCCAACTATCGTGTTATCTCGTCGTTTTTTATGATGATCGTTGCAGTGAACTACATGTTGTACTACTGGTTTCCGCTGCAGCTGCCGTTACCGCGAACTTTCTCTTGGTCATGGCGGGTGTCGGCAATCATCGCTTTATTCATTGCCATCCCTTCATTGTATCTGATGATTCGAGGTGCCAAAGACGCGGGGGAAGAAACCATGACGCCTAAACGTGAGCATACGATGTACGGAGGTATCTACACAAGGATTCGTCATCCCCAGGCTGTAGGTGAATTTCCTCTGTGGTGGGTGCTTGCATTCCTGGCACATTCACCTTTCCTGGTTTTATTTTCATTTGTTTATGTCCCGGTATGGTACTACATGTGTGTTGCCGAAGAACAGGATCTGCTTATCCGTTATGGTGAAGCCTATGAGGAATATCGTCAAAAAACCGGGTTTTGGTTTCCCAAGATCGGAAGCTAA
- a CDS encoding 4Fe-4S binding protein produces the protein METVQRIVLLPFSAMVSLTVLWYFVPPLKTMQSLFSDAVITGFFLVQWGVIYAELVFMGRRFCTTICPYAMMQNALFDKNTLVIEYDRARESECMKCDDCVKACPVDIDIKEGLKTDCIACAECIDACAAVTEKRNMKPFPGYSGNILRPKSYWLGAATFLSGLILAIMVYARPEVSFLVSRDPERLPQGINRYSWTLYNNSGSSKQFDLSVQSGFLIIGETRLLVEPFSFKKGKVLIRSEGGKNEVLFKIKDDGLTIEQKAGFL, from the coding sequence GTGGAAACGGTTCAGCGCATTGTGCTTCTGCCGTTTTCTGCGATGGTATCGTTAACCGTACTCTGGTATTTCGTGCCTCCGCTGAAAACGATGCAGTCGCTGTTTTCCGATGCCGTCATTACCGGTTTTTTTCTCGTACAATGGGGAGTGATCTATGCGGAACTTGTCTTTATGGGACGCAGGTTCTGCACCACTATCTGTCCTTATGCGATGATGCAGAATGCGCTTTTCGATAAGAATACTCTTGTGATCGAATATGACAGGGCAAGGGAGAGCGAATGTATGAAATGTGATGATTGCGTCAAAGCCTGTCCGGTGGATATCGATATAAAAGAAGGATTGAAAACCGACTGTATCGCCTGTGCAGAATGCATCGACGCCTGCGCCGCAGTGACGGAAAAAAGGAATATGAAACCCTTCCCAGGATACAGTGGTAACATCCTTCGTCCCAAATCGTATTGGCTTGGAGCAGCGACATTTCTTTCAGGATTGATTCTTGCCATTATGGTATATGCGAGGCCTGAAGTATCATTTTTGGTGAGCAGGGATCCCGAACGGCTGCCTCAGGGAATCAATCGTTATTCCTGGACGCTGTACAACAACAGCGGCAGTTCAAAGCAATTCGATCTTTCCGTCCAGAGTGGTTTTCTGATTATCGGAGAAACAAGGCTGTTGGTTGAACCCTTTTCGTTCAAGAAAGGAAAAGTGCTCATCAGGTCCGAGGGTGGGAAAAACGAGGTTTTGTTCAAGATTAAGGATGACGGACTGACGATTGAGCAAAAAGCGGGATTTTTGTAG
- the ccoO gene encoding cytochrome-c oxidase, cbb3-type subunit II, whose protein sequence is MSVYSKPAVFAILSAVVILVGTVVTVFIPLLMPSTQPVSDYVTPYTAIELEGRDIYIREGCNNCHTQTVRPLRTEVLRYGEYSKPEEFAYDRPFLWGSRRTGPDLNRVGGKYPDSWHYKHMQRPQSMFEKSNMPPYAWLAENKLDTRYTVKKISILGYGYTPEEVALQIEEYKAKVTDHSYDSKEAREEVTPEGLQAELTEMDAIIAYMQKLGRDVKKLEAEK, encoded by the coding sequence ATGAGTGTTTATTCAAAACCGGCTGTTTTTGCCATCCTTTCGGCTGTAGTGATTCTCGTTGGTACGGTGGTCACGGTTTTCATACCGTTACTCATGCCGTCGACGCAGCCGGTGAGCGACTATGTCACTCCTTACACCGCCATTGAGCTTGAAGGCAGGGATATCTACATACGCGAAGGCTGTAACAACTGTCATACCCAGACTGTTCGTCCACTCAGAACAGAAGTGCTGCGATACGGGGAATACTCCAAGCCGGAGGAGTTCGCCTACGATCGTCCGTTTCTCTGGGGATCTCGTCGCACAGGACCTGATCTTAACCGGGTGGGGGGGAAATATCCGGATTCATGGCATTACAAGCATATGCAACGCCCACAAAGCATGTTTGAAAAATCGAACATGCCGCCCTATGCGTGGTTGGCGGAAAACAAGCTGGATACCCGTTACACCGTAAAAAAAATTTCAATTCTCGGCTATGGGTATACTCCGGAAGAAGTTGCTCTTCAGATAGAAGAGTATAAAGCAAAAGTCACCGATCACTCTTATGACTCAAAAGAAGCAAGAGAGGAAGTTACCCCTGAAGGGTTGCAGGCTGAGCTGACAGAGATGGATGCGATCATAGCGTATATGCAAAAACTGGGCAGGGATGTAAAAAAACTGGAGGCAGAAAAGTGA
- a CDS encoding FixH family protein, with amino-acid sequence MKIFLYTMYAVFLFAMGTGFYVAYRSAEGLVEDNYYEAAYDYFTTKAIEDSLDLEIVLPDSFKKGNNVVEVAVYVQGEPLQQVSVSFFAGNVSKRSYDAQHDMVESSPGVYRTEVSIPFAGKWFMRVDVANETIKTSRRWFTEIK; translated from the coding sequence ATGAAGATATTTCTTTACACCATGTATGCAGTGTTTCTTTTTGCCATGGGGACGGGATTTTATGTTGCCTATCGCAGTGCCGAAGGGCTTGTCGAGGATAATTACTACGAAGCGGCCTATGACTACTTTACAACCAAGGCGATAGAGGACTCTCTTGATCTGGAAATCGTTCTCCCCGATTCTTTCAAAAAAGGAAACAATGTCGTTGAGGTTGCTGTTTATGTACAAGGTGAACCGCTTCAGCAGGTAAGTGTCAGTTTTTTTGCCGGAAATGTGTCGAAACGCAGTTATGATGCACAGCATGACATGGTCGAAAGTTCTCCCGGTGTTTACAGGACAGAGGTTTCGATTCCCTTTGCGGGAAAATGGTTTATGAGAGTCGATGTAGCGAACGAAACGATTAAAACAAGCAGACGATGGTTTACAGAAATCAAATGA
- a CDS encoding 4Fe-4S binding protein yields MPFLVINGQSALRFDIAELKLYFFGSVIWVNELYLVLFAILFFLLFITSVTAVFGRVWCGWLCPQTVLLDL; encoded by the coding sequence TTGCCTTTTCTTGTTATAAACGGGCAGAGCGCTCTGCGTTTCGATATTGCGGAGCTGAAACTTTACTTTTTCGGTTCGGTTATCTGGGTAAATGAACTCTATCTGGTCCTTTTCGCGATTCTTTTTTTCCTTCTTTTCATCACGTCGGTAACGGCTGTATTCGGGCGTGTCTGGTGCGGCTGGCTTTGTCCGCAGACTGTTCTTCTCGACCTGTAG
- the ccoS gene encoding cbb3-type cytochrome oxidase assembly protein CcoS, which translates to MYTTYFLIFIVFFLGFAAWLLFVWAVKSGQFEDPEAPKYRMLDDEDASDAIENSSSAQDDEKPYSR; encoded by the coding sequence ATGTACACCACCTATTTTCTCATATTCATCGTGTTTTTCCTGGGGTTTGCCGCCTGGCTTCTGTTTGTCTGGGCGGTAAAAAGCGGACAGTTCGAGGATCCGGAAGCTCCAAAATACCGAATGCTCGACGATGAGGACGCGAGTGATGCAATCGAAAATTCATCTTCTGCTCAAGACGATGAAAAACCATACAGTCGCTGA
- a CDS encoding heavy metal translocating P-type ATPase, translating into MSETETRGSETVHCDHCLLEMKPESAVSADFDGETKYFCCHGCLGVYELIHRESLDTFYNSRCGWTPGPPEKAKVEPAAFRESVRTAGTTSSLDMMLSGIRCASCVWLVEKFLLKMDGVLSARVNYATHRMTIEWDESKIALRKILEGIRSIGYVPHPYHKIAFNEAMRHEKDDLLLRFGTAAFFSMQLMLFVAALYAGFFQGIEEEYRQTFQIISWVLATPVLFYSGYPFLKNAVRSMLNRALNMDVLIALGSFSAYAYSVVMIFRGGEVYFDTSAMIVTFILLGRFLEAGSRLKAGDTLTSLIAMQPKEARLVMEKGQTVMIPLDEINQGDTIEVLAGEKIPLDGSILEGGSEVDESMLTGESTPSFKSKGKEVFAGTISLNGRLSVRVSGTEDDTVLSKIIQTVEDAQSRKAPVQAVADRVAGYFVPVVVLFAVSAFLYWKLTTADTAVALMNAVSVLVVACPCALGLATPLAVLLGTSTAAKKGVVVKGGDIFETISGTNSVVLDKTGTITSGNPSVTDVVSMMKREELLRFAASLEKYSEHPSGKAIVQAYKGDVFDVTGFTVVPGKGVVGTVNGKSGLAGNRVFMLESDVFLSREAEDAFTMFTREGKTVVFIAIDGSLAGIIGLIDDIRDDAAALVDALKKNKVHVSMLTGDTLNVARYVAVQCGIEDIKAGLNPVEKAVEVQAIRSKGDTVMMVGDGINDAPALTEADTGVTLGHASDIALESAGVVIIKDNLNLIASLIDGSRRCFAIIRQNLFWAFSYNLIALPLAIGGYLHPIMSAFLMASSSLVVVANALRLRKF; encoded by the coding sequence ATGTCAGAGACTGAAACTCGTGGATCGGAAACTGTCCACTGCGATCACTGTCTGCTGGAGATGAAACCGGAGTCGGCCGTGAGCGCTGATTTCGACGGAGAAACGAAATATTTCTGTTGTCACGGTTGCCTCGGCGTGTATGAGCTGATTCACAGGGAGTCGCTCGATACTTTTTACAATAGCCGATGCGGTTGGACTCCCGGCCCCCCTGAAAAAGCAAAAGTTGAGCCGGCTGCATTCAGAGAGTCTGTCCGTACAGCAGGCACCACCTCTTCTCTTGACATGATGCTCTCGGGGATTCGTTGTGCATCGTGCGTCTGGCTTGTCGAAAAGTTTCTTTTGAAAATGGACGGCGTACTTTCTGCCAGGGTAAACTACGCAACTCATCGCATGACGATCGAGTGGGACGAGAGTAAAATAGCGTTGCGCAAAATTCTCGAGGGTATCCGTTCTATCGGCTATGTTCCGCATCCCTATCACAAGATTGCGTTCAATGAGGCCATGCGGCATGAGAAAGACGACCTTTTACTCAGATTCGGAACGGCGGCGTTTTTTTCGATGCAGCTCATGTTGTTTGTCGCCGCCCTTTATGCCGGTTTTTTTCAGGGTATCGAGGAAGAATACAGGCAGACGTTTCAGATTATTTCATGGGTTCTTGCAACGCCGGTGCTTTTTTATTCGGGATATCCTTTCTTGAAAAACGCTGTTCGATCAATGCTCAACCGTGCGCTCAATATGGATGTGCTGATCGCGCTTGGGTCGTTTTCTGCATATGCTTACAGTGTCGTAATGATTTTTCGGGGAGGTGAAGTGTATTTCGATACTTCGGCAATGATTGTGACGTTTATTCTGCTCGGCCGTTTTCTCGAAGCCGGCTCGAGGTTGAAGGCAGGTGATACCCTGACGTCGCTTATTGCAATGCAGCCAAAAGAGGCCCGGCTTGTTATGGAGAAAGGTCAAACCGTTATGATTCCTCTTGATGAGATTAACCAGGGTGATACGATCGAAGTACTGGCTGGAGAAAAGATTCCGCTCGATGGCTCGATTCTCGAAGGTGGATCCGAGGTTGACGAGTCTATGCTGACAGGGGAATCCACTCCCTCTTTCAAGTCGAAAGGAAAGGAGGTCTTTGCAGGGACTATTTCGCTTAACGGCAGGCTCTCTGTTCGGGTTTCAGGTACGGAAGACGATACAGTCCTTTCGAAAATCATACAAACCGTCGAAGATGCTCAATCAAGGAAAGCTCCCGTACAAGCAGTGGCCGACAGGGTGGCCGGTTATTTTGTTCCGGTTGTCGTGCTGTTTGCTGTTTCGGCTTTTCTGTATTGGAAATTGACAACAGCCGATACAGCTGTTGCCCTCATGAATGCCGTATCCGTCCTTGTCGTAGCATGTCCATGTGCCCTTGGCCTGGCAACGCCCCTCGCAGTTCTGCTTGGAACAAGTACAGCAGCGAAGAAGGGAGTCGTTGTAAAAGGTGGTGACATTTTTGAGACCATATCCGGAACAAACAGTGTGGTGCTTGATAAAACCGGTACGATAACCAGCGGTAATCCTTCGGTGACCGATGTCGTGAGCATGATGAAGCGGGAAGAATTGCTGCGGTTTGCGGCATCTCTTGAAAAGTATTCCGAACATCCCTCGGGAAAGGCCATTGTACAGGCGTACAAGGGGGACGTTTTTGACGTTACAGGTTTTACAGTTGTTCCCGGCAAAGGGGTTGTGGGTACTGTGAACGGGAAGTCAGGTTTGGCTGGAAATCGGGTCTTCATGCTTGAAAGCGATGTTTTTCTTTCTCGTGAAGCCGAAGACGCCTTTACGATGTTTACGCGTGAGGGAAAAACGGTCGTGTTTATCGCGATAGATGGTTCCCTTGCCGGTATAATCGGTCTGATTGACGATATTCGTGACGATGCGGCCGCTCTGGTTGATGCTCTCAAAAAAAATAAGGTTCATGTGAGCATGCTTACCGGTGATACTTTGAATGTGGCTCGATATGTGGCGGTACAGTGCGGTATAGAGGACATTAAGGCAGGTTTGAATCCCGTTGAAAAAGCTGTGGAAGTTCAAGCTATAAGATCGAAAGGCGATACGGTGATGATGGTCGGAGACGGCATTAACGATGCCCCTGCATTGACAGAAGCCGATACCGGAGTGACTCTTGGCCATGCGAGTGACATTGCTCTTGAAAGTGCCGGTGTCGTTATCATAAAGGATAACCTTAACCTGATAGCTTCGCTTATCGATGGTTCCAGGCGCTGTTTTGCAATCATTCGTCAAAACCTTTTCTGGGCCTTTTCTTATAATCTCATAGCGTTACCCCTTGCGATCGGTGGTTATTTGCACCCTATCATGTCAGCTTTCCTGATGGCATCAAGTTCACTGGTAGTGGTTGCGAATGCGTTGCGGTTGAGGAAGTTTTGA
- the folE gene encoding GTP cyclohydrolase I FolE, with protein sequence MKQEKTPSDTLVNEPPSYSGYSSCADDECFDDIRNIDTEAISGISNAVYSMIEGIGEDPEREGLLKTPERVARAMRFLTKGYRQNPVEMLQKAVFTESYDEMVLVKDIELFSMCEHHMLPFFGKAHVAYIPNGKIVGISKLARVVEVYARRLQVQERLTQQVRDIIQDVLNPRGVGVVIEAKHMCMVMRGVEKQNSTTTTSAMSGEFLSSQSTRSEFLRLINR encoded by the coding sequence ATGAAACAAGAAAAAACTCCGTCAGATACCTTGGTGAATGAACCTCCATCATATTCCGGATACAGCTCATGCGCCGATGATGAGTGTTTCGACGATATTCGTAACATCGATACAGAAGCCATTTCCGGTATATCCAACGCAGTCTACAGCATGATTGAAGGCATCGGAGAAGATCCCGAACGGGAAGGGCTCTTGAAAACACCGGAAAGAGTAGCACGAGCAATGCGTTTCCTTACAAAAGGTTACCGGCAGAACCCGGTAGAGATGCTGCAAAAAGCTGTCTTTACTGAATCTTATGATGAAATGGTGCTTGTCAAGGATATTGAACTTTTTTCAATGTGCGAACATCACATGCTGCCATTCTTCGGGAAGGCTCATGTCGCTTATATTCCGAATGGAAAAATAGTCGGCATTTCCAAACTTGCGCGGGTTGTCGAGGTGTATGCACGCCGCCTGCAGGTACAGGAACGCCTCACACAACAGGTAAGAGATATCATTCAGGATGTCCTGAATCCAAGAGGTGTAGGTGTTGTCATCGAGGCAAAACATATGTGTATGGTTATGAGAGGAGTCGAAAAGCAGAATTCAACCACAACAACCTCTGCCATGTCAGGAGAGTTTCTTTCTTCTCAGTCAACGAGAAGCGAGTTTCTGCGTTTGATCAACCGCTGA
- a CDS encoding 6-carboxytetrahydropterin synthase: MNDILQKPRKVYVTRTIEFNAAHRLYSTDLSDDENREIYGKCSNTYGHGHNYELEITVSGFVDRTTGFLLDMKELKKILEKEIMNRFDHKHLNFDVEELRDTVPSTEILAVTVWDILTTALQSYINKGITLHEVKIHETRKNSVRYLGE, translated from the coding sequence ATGAATGATATTCTACAGAAACCCAGAAAAGTTTACGTTACACGAACCATCGAGTTCAACGCTGCTCACCGGTTGTACAGCACTGACCTTTCTGACGATGAAAACCGTGAAATCTACGGCAAATGCAGCAATACCTATGGTCATGGTCATAACTATGAACTTGAAATAACTGTTAGCGGATTTGTCGACCGTACTACTGGATTTCTGCTCGACATGAAAGAGTTGAAAAAAATCCTCGAAAAAGAGATCATGAACCGGTTCGATCACAAACATCTCAACTTCGATGTTGAAGAACTCAGAGACACGGTTCCGAGTACCGAAATACTTGCCGTTACGGTATGGGACATTTTAACAACAGCATTGCAAAGCTATATTAACAAGGGAATAACCCTTCACGAAGTCAAAATCCATGAAACAAGAAAAAACTCCGTCAGATACCTTGGTGAATGA
- a CDS encoding HyaD/HybD family hydrogenase maturation endopeptidase: MKKINVVGLGNILFGDEGFGVEAVRRLEKECPELTDSVQFIDGGTQGIYLLDYIESADMVLIYDAIIPSDFDKRVYVYADDELPAFIHRKMSSHQMGLSELLSIASLHGKVPQKVVLIGVPPRDLRLGSGISEGVEKLLVEAVDEGKKMLNSVLSG, from the coding sequence ATGAAAAAAATCAATGTCGTCGGTCTCGGCAATATTCTGTTTGGTGACGAGGGATTCGGGGTAGAAGCGGTCAGGCGACTCGAAAAGGAGTGTCCGGAATTAACCGATAGTGTTCAGTTCATCGATGGAGGAACACAAGGTATATACCTGCTTGACTATATCGAGTCGGCTGATATGGTCCTGATTTATGATGCTATAATTCCTTCCGATTTCGACAAGCGGGTTTATGTCTATGCCGATGATGAATTGCCTGCGTTTATCCATCGTAAAATGTCATCACACCAGATGGGACTCAGCGAACTTCTCTCTATTGCGAGCCTTCATGGTAAAGTGCCGCAAAAGGTTGTTTTGATAGGAGTGCCGCCGAGAGATCTTCGTCTCGGCAGCGGGATAAGCGAAGGTGTTGAAAAACTGCTTGTGGAAGCTGTTGATGAAGGAAAGAAGATGCTCAACAGCGTTCTCAGCGGTTGA
- a CDS encoding cbb3-type cytochrome c oxidase subunit I: protein MKESGYDYQIVRGFTFSALFWLIVGLIVGLWIAFEMFNPALNLTPWLSFGRLRVVHTNGLGLGFGLAGIFATTYYILQKLTRTPLAFPGLAKVHLYLFNIIIALAALSLFAGMNTTKEYAELEWPLDIAVVVMWVVFAVNVFATLAKRQEKQMYVSLWYIIAMTVTIAILYIVNNLEVPVNWFKSYSLYAGVNDANVQWWYGHNIVGFIFTVPILAMFYYFLPVSSGLPLFSHRLSIISFWSLIFAYLWTGAHHLMLTPLPEWIQTVAIAFSIFLIAPSWGSVVNGYYTLRGNWEQMRSNYLVKFFIVGITFYGLQTIQGPVQGLRTLNAFFHYTDWVIGHVHMGTMGWVTMTISAAFYYMIPKITGTGLYSIRIANVHFWLILVGQLIWTITMWIAGIQQGAMWKATDADGSLTYSFLDSIASLYPYYKIRFAAGIVYFMGIILFAWNIFMTIRTPQKAYEQKKEGM, encoded by the coding sequence ATGAAAGAAAGCGGTTATGATTACCAAATTGTACGCGGATTTACGTTTTCTGCGTTATTCTGGCTGATAGTCGGTTTGATTGTGGGTCTCTGGATAGCTTTTGAAATGTTCAATCCGGCACTCAATCTTACTCCATGGCTGAGTTTCGGGCGTTTGAGGGTCGTGCATACCAACGGTTTGGGGCTTGGCTTTGGTTTGGCCGGTATTTTTGCCACCACCTACTATATTCTTCAAAAACTTACGCGAACACCGCTTGCTTTTCCCGGTTTAGCCAAAGTACACCTCTACTTATTCAATATCATCATTGCGTTAGCTGCACTGAGTCTTTTTGCAGGGATGAACACAACCAAAGAGTATGCAGAACTCGAATGGCCGCTGGATATCGCAGTGGTAGTCATGTGGGTGGTTTTTGCGGTCAATGTTTTCGCAACGCTGGCGAAAAGACAGGAAAAGCAGATGTATGTTTCGCTGTGGTACATCATTGCCATGACCGTAACGATTGCCATCCTATATATTGTCAACAACCTCGAGGTACCGGTAAACTGGTTCAAATCCTATTCGCTCTATGCAGGTGTGAACGATGCAAATGTGCAGTGGTGGTACGGCCACAATATCGTCGGTTTTATTTTTACCGTTCCGATTCTTGCAATGTTCTACTACTTCCTGCCGGTCTCATCCGGGCTTCCTCTTTTCAGTCACCGTTTGTCGATTATCTCTTTCTGGTCGCTGATTTTTGCTTATCTCTGGACGGGTGCGCACCATCTCATGCTGACACCGTTGCCTGAATGGATTCAGACTGTTGCCATTGCATTCAGCATTTTCCTGATAGCCCCGTCCTGGGGTTCCGTGGTCAACGGATACTATACGCTCCGGGGAAATTGGGAACAGATGCGCTCCAACTACCTCGTGAAGTTTTTTATTGTCGGTATCACTTTTTACGGTTTACAGACCATACAGGGACCGGTTCAGGGACTGAGAACGCTGAATGCTTTCTTTCATTATACCGACTGGGTTATCGGCCATGTGCATATGGGAACAATGGGCTGGGTGACCATGACTATTTCGGCGGCTTTTTATTACATGATCCCAAAAATCACCGGAACCGGTTTATACAGTATCAGGATTGCCAACGTTCACTTCTGGCTTATTCTTGTCGGTCAACTCATCTGGACGATTACCATGTGGATTGCTGGTATTCAGCAGGGCGCCATGTGGAAAGCTACCGATGCAGACGGTTCACTGACGTATAGTTTCCTCGACTCCATTGCTTCGCTTTATCCCTACTATAAAATCCGGTTCGCAGCGGGCATTGTTTACTTTATGGGCATCATTCTGTTTGCGTGGAACATTTTCATGACGATAAGAACGCCACAAAAAGCCTATGAACAGAAAAAGGAGGGCATGTAG